The genome window ATTCTCGCGCTCTTTCGGGTGTCATCCACTTCGGAGCAGCAGGTGCAGAAGATGTCGTTTGGACAGATGATTGTTGGCGTCTTGGGCATTGCCCTGATTGTGTATGGATACTTCGTGTCTGCTCGGCTGTTCAGTGGCGAGGCAATGGATATGCAGCAGTTGATGTATACGATGATCCTGATTCTGTTCTCGGTCATACTGGGGACATACCTGTTCTATAAGGGGTCGGTAAGTTTTATCTTTAATCTGGTTCGCAAAAGCAAAAACGGCTACCTATCTATTCATGAGGTGTTATCGTTATCTTCAATCATGTTCCGCATGAAGTCTAATGCCCTGCTGCTCACGATTATTACAACCGTATCTGCGCTTGCGATTGGCATGTTGTCACTCAGTTACATTTCATATTATTCGGCAGAAGCTCAGGCCAAGGAAAGTTTGCCGGAGGATTTCTCTTTTGCTCAGGAGGATGTGAAAAGTCGTTTTGTAGCGGAGTTGGAACACAAACAGATTGCTTATGAAGAGAAGCATAGAGAGCCTATTTATATTGAAATTGATGCACAAGAAGTGATGGATGACTCCATGACGGAACAATACCTGTTCAGTAGTGTACTGAGTGACAGTATGGTAGATAACATTGATGTGCAAGCAGGTGAAGTGGTCTTCATGGGATATGGAAATGCCATTCAGCAGTTAATTTCCATTCAGGAGAAAGGTCCAATCGTCTTGCACGGGTTGAAACATAGGCTGGCACAACAACTTATCGGAACAACTAAACAAGGCGTCCTTCCCACGTACTATACTAGGGGCACGCCTGTAGCGGTCGTGGATGAGACGGTATATCAGCAACTGAAGCAGGATATCGATCCCGAGCTGCAGAAAGTCGAGTGGGCTGACTACTATGGTGTACGTATTGTGAACGAGGGGCAGGCTGAAGATGCCTATGCCGTATATAAGGAGCAGCAGTTGGAAGCCCCAAGTTTCTCCCAGGTTGAGTTCAGAAATAACCAACGTAACACGATGGGCCTAATTATGTTCATTGTTGGATTCCTCGGTTTGACGTTTTTAATTACATCAGGATGTATCCTGTACTTTAAACAAATGAATGAGAGTGAAGAGGAGAAGGGCAATTATACCATTCTGCGAAAGCTCGGATTTACGCAAGGCAATCTGTTGCGTGGCATTCAGATCAAGCAGTTGTTTAACTTCGGTATTCCACTCATGGTAGGATTGAGCCATAGTTATTTTGCCGTGAAATCAGGTTGGTTTTTCTTTGGCACGGAGCTGGCGACACCTACGGTCATTGTCATGATTGTCTATACATTGTTATATTCGATCTTTGGTCTGTTGTCCGTGTGGTATTATAAACGGGTAATTAAGGAAGCTTTGTAGAATTGGGATCAGGCGTATGCGGATTTAACAAAAATAGTTTGAGTAAAGGGCAGCTGTAATATATACAGACTGTTCTTTTTTCTTTTTCTAAGTATATTACCTCGTAAAAAAAGGATGATAATGGAATTGAGTCGAAATGATGATAGAATCACGGAATCTGATCCACGGATAACATTTGAATCGAGGAGAGGTGATGTTCAATGAATTATGCAAATAAAATCACGTTGGCAAGAATTGCGTTGATTCCATTGTTTATGCTCTGTTTCCTTAATCAGAGTAGCTTTTTGTTTGCAATAATTATATTTGCAGTAGCGGCAGGTACGGATAAATTGGATGGGT of Paenibacillus sp. FSL R5-0517 contains these proteins:
- a CDS encoding ABC transporter permease — translated: MSLNYIIFRNLRKNLKNYYLYVFTLVFSVALYFSFVTLQYDPSMDEVAASTKGAAAIGASSVLLIGIVGIFLLYANTIFIKRRSKEIGLFQLIGLTKGRIFGVLSAENSILYFGSMAIGVLIGFLASKLVLMILFKILGVDAITKLYFSPMALLQTVIVFTIMYLLIMLMNYIFIKRQSILALFRVSSTSEQQVQKMSFGQMIVGVLGIALIVYGYFVSARLFSGEAMDMQQLMYTMILILFSVILGTYLFYKGSVSFIFNLVRKSKNGYLSIHEVLSLSSIMFRMKSNALLLTIITTVSALAIGMLSLSYISYYSAEAQAKESLPEDFSFAQEDVKSRFVAELEHKQIAYEEKHREPIYIEIDAQEVMDDSMTEQYLFSSVLSDSMVDNIDVQAGEVVFMGYGNAIQQLISIQEKGPIVLHGLKHRLAQQLIGTTKQGVLPTYYTRGTPVAVVDETVYQQLKQDIDPELQKVEWADYYGVRIVNEGQAEDAYAVYKEQQLEAPSFSQVEFRNNQRNTMGLIMFIVGFLGLTFLITSGCILYFKQMNESEEEKGNYTILRKLGFTQGNLLRGIQIKQLFNFGIPLMVGLSHSYFAVKSGWFFFGTELATPTVIVMIVYTLLYSIFGLLSVWYYKRVIKEAL